From Zea mays cultivar B73 chromosome 3, Zm-B73-REFERENCE-NAM-5.0, whole genome shotgun sequence:
TGGAACCCGCTTCGAACCAGTTTCATCTTTCCATCTAGACTCTGTGCATACTGGGCACTCATTCAATTTAGCATTAACATTCCGAAACAACACACAATTGTTCTTGCACACATGGATGTTTTCGTATCCAAGGCCCAattctttaagatatttcatggcctcattatatgattttggcaactcactattagggtatccatcggacatcagcttcatcattgctgaaaatgctgtattgctgattcgataacgagacttcatatacaacatcctcaccataaaagaaaattttgaatggctagaacccggactaagtgccttctttgcatctccaagaactcctgcaaatcttggctcttctccatcagcctctgccgttgcaaacagttcaccgatcatctcaggtactccatgatcatcatcgtaaacatcatcgtccacatccatatttatcccaaagtcattatcatatccttcgacatcctcctctataccctcaacttctgtatctgccgactccccatgatgaatccacctcgtgtatgtagctgacattccataaatgtgtatatgagtttctacttcactctgaggtcgcaacctttgattaagacaattcacgcacggacaacgaatgtc
This genomic window contains:
- the LOC103651488 gene encoding uncharacterized protein isoform X1 is translated as MDRRWVYGKQFTPAYVKGVEEFMNFVTERYPEDTDIRCPCVNCLNQRLRPQSEVETHIHIYGMSATYTRWIHHGESADTEVEGIEEDVEGYDNDFGINMDVDDDVYDDDHGVPEMIGELFATAEADGEEPRFAGVLGDAKKALSPGSSHSKFSFMVRMLYMKSRYRISNTAFSAMMKLMSDGYPNSELPKSYNEAMKYLKELGLGYENIHVCKNNCVLFRNVNAKLNECPVCTESRWKDETGSKRVPHKVLRHFPLLPRLKRIFASKQTSEETQWHKKVRKPVANVMSHPADGEAWKDFDRKYPGFANDPRNLRLALATDGFNPFGNMSTQYSMWPVLVTPLNLPPWECVNPTNCFMSLLIPGPRCPGKDFDL